A portion of the Anoplopoma fimbria isolate UVic2021 breed Golden Eagle Sablefish chromosome 15, Afim_UVic_2022, whole genome shotgun sequence genome contains these proteins:
- the ghsra gene encoding growth hormone secretagogue receptor a gives MPSWPNLSECLSHNCSWEEETHNATGDTGFGVPPPLNYYSIPLLTVITVACTLLFPIGVTGNVMTILVVSKYRDMRTTTNLYLCSMAVSDLLIFICMPLDLYRMWRYRPWRFGAVLCKLFQFVSESCTYSTILSITALSVERYLAICFPLRAKALVTKRRVRALILILWTVSLFSAGPVFVMVGVERDSIWPNVSSGMMNETDFFSLEAGDTRECKMTHYAVESGLMGAMVWLNSVFFFMPVFCLTVLYSLIGRRLWQRDRETSISSRVAHRDKSNRQTIKMLVVVVLAFVLCWLPFHVGRYVHFRSLDAPSPLLSVLSEYCNLVSVVLFYLSAAINPILYNTMSWKYRGAAARLFGLADSQPPRSRTASSMKGDGSNGWTESTVSF, from the exons ATGCCCTCTTGGCCCAATCTCTCGGAGTGCCTCTCCCATAACTGCAGCTGGGAGGAGGAGACCCACAACGCCACTGGGGACACTGGCTTCGGCGTGCCTCCTCCTCTCAACTACTactccatccctctcctcaCGGTCATCACCGTCGCCTGCACGTTGCTGTTTCCGATCGGGGTGACCGGGAATGTCATGACCATCCTGGTGGTCAGTAAGTACCGGGACATGCGCACTACAACCAACCTGTACCTGTGTAGCATGGCTGTGTCAGACCTGCTCATCTTCATCTGCATGCCTCTGGACCTGTACCGCATGTGGAGGTACCGGCCCTGGCGGTTCGGGGCCGTGCTCTGTAAGCTCTTTCAGTTCGTGTCAGAGTCGTGCACCTACTCCACCATCCTCAGCATCACGGCGCTGTCAGTGGAGCGCTACCTGGCCATCTGCTTCCCGCTGCGCGCAAAGGCCCTGGTCACCAAGAGGCGTGTGCGCGCTCTCATCCTAATCCTGTGGACAGTGTCGCTGTTCAGCGCCGGACCCGTGTTCGTCATGGTGGGAGTGGAGCGTGACAGCATATGGCCAAATGTCAGCTCAGGGATGATGAATGAGACTGACTTCTTCTCCCTGGAGGCCGGAGACACCCGGGAGTGCAAGATGACGCACTACGCGGTGGAGTCGGGCCTGATGGGAGCCATGGTGTGGCTGAACTCGGTCTTCTTCTTCATGCCGGTGTTCTGCCTCACGGTGCTCTACAGCCTCATAGGCCGCCGGCTGtggcagagagacagggagacgaGCATCAGCTCCCGGGTGGCTCACCGGGACAAGAGCAACAGGCAGACCATCAAGATGCTCG tggtggtggtgctggccTTTGTCCTGTGCTGGTTGCCGTTCCATGTGGGTCGCTACGTGCACTTTCGCTCTCTGGACGCCCCGTCCCCGCTGCTGTCTGTGTTGTCCGAATACTGCAACTTGGTGTCCGTGGTCCTCTTCTACCTGAGCGCCGCCATCAACCCCATCCTCTATAACACCATGTCCTGGAAGTACCGGGGCGCAGCGGCGCGCCTCTTCGGCCTGGCCGACAGTCAGCCGCCGCGCAGCCGCACAGCCAGCAGCATGAAGGGAGACGGCTCGAACGGCTGGACGGAATCCACAGTCAGCTTCTGA